A genome region from Proteus vulgaris includes the following:
- the hrpA gene encoding ATP-dependent RNA helicase HrpA produces the protein MTLSSATLYQEIEQLSLREQQRLRKRLRGVAKINNEESKQAVLSAIKDDITKAQQMIIRRRANCPEITYPENLPVSQKKDAIYNAIRDNQVVIIAGETGSGKTTQIPKICLELGRGIKGFIGHTQPRRLAARSVAERIAHELKSTLGESVGYKVRFSDHVGENTLVKLMTDGILLAELQQDKLLLQYDTIIIDEAHERSLNIDFILGYLKQLLPKRPDLKVIITSATIDPERFSKHFNQAPIIEVSGRTYPVEVRYRPIGGDELDSDKDMTDGIVDAIEELSRESAGDILIFMSGEREIRDTADALNKLQLRHTEVLPLFARLSNSEQNRIFHPHNGRRIILATNVAETSLTVPGIKYVIDTGFARVSRYSYRTKVQRLPIEPISQASANQRKGRCGRVSDGICIRLYSEDDFISRSEFTDPEILRTNLASVILQMTSIGLGDISAFPFVQPPDKRNIQDGVRLLEELGALQNETDHNGAYRLTPMGKQLAQLPIDPRLARMVLEARKYGAVKELMVITSALSIQDPRERPMDKQQASDEKHRRFQDKDSDFLSFLNMWDYLKKQQKELSHSQFRKLCRQEFLNFMRVREWQDVYTQLRQVVKELGFPVNSEPADFRSVHVALLSGLLSHIGQKDADKQEFTGARNARFSIYPGSGLFKKPPKWTMVAELVETSRLWGRIAARVEPEWIEPIAEHLVKHHYSEPHWSKAQGAVMANEKVTLYGLPIVASRPINYSQIDPLLCRELFIRHALVEGDWQTRHAFFRDNLKLRTEVEELEHKSRRRDILVDDETMFTFYDQRIPQDVVSSRHFDKWWKEAQKSSPDLLNFEKSMLIKDDAKRVSALDYPNYWHQDNLKLRLTYQFEPGTAADGVTVHIPLPILNQVKDEGFDWQIPGIRHELIVALIKSLPKPIRRNFVPAPNYASAFLERVPQVEGDLLDRLEKELRRMTGVTVDRESWQLDQVADHLKMTFRVVGDKNKTLAESKDLNKLKENLKEKVQETLSAVADHGIEQHDLHIWSFGDLPQRYEQKRGGYSVKAYPALVDEKNSVGIKLFETESEQQTSMWKGIRRLLLLNIPSPIKYLHEKLPNKAKLGLYFNPYGKVLELIDDCIACGVDKLMASYGGLIWQEDEYQKLQEYVRAELNDAVVEIAKQVEAILTQVFAINKRLKGRVDISVAFALSDIKAQLGQLVFPGFVTSHGWKRLADIPRYLSAIEKRMEKLAIDPNRDRAQMSRVENVIQQWQQWLGKLTEKQKQQDEVQNIRWMIEELRVSLFAQQIGTPYPISDKRILQAMEQISFN, from the coding sequence GTGACATTATCATCTGCCACGCTCTATCAAGAAATAGAGCAATTATCGTTGCGGGAGCAGCAACGATTAAGAAAACGTCTACGTGGCGTCGCTAAAATCAATAATGAAGAGTCTAAACAAGCGGTATTAAGTGCAATTAAAGACGATATTACAAAAGCACAACAGATGATAATTCGCCGTCGTGCTAATTGTCCTGAAATTACTTACCCTGAAAACCTTCCTGTTAGTCAAAAGAAAGATGCCATTTATAATGCAATCAGAGATAACCAAGTCGTTATTATTGCAGGGGAAACAGGCTCGGGTAAAACAACTCAGATCCCTAAAATTTGTCTTGAATTAGGGCGAGGGATCAAGGGGTTTATTGGTCATACTCAGCCTCGTCGTTTAGCTGCGCGTTCAGTCGCTGAACGTATCGCTCATGAATTAAAAAGTACGTTAGGAGAATCAGTAGGTTATAAGGTTCGTTTTAGTGATCATGTCGGTGAGAATACCCTTGTTAAGCTAATGACAGATGGTATTTTATTGGCTGAATTACAGCAAGATAAACTGCTATTACAATATGATACTATCATTATTGATGAAGCCCATGAGCGTAGTTTAAATATCGATTTTATCCTTGGCTATTTAAAGCAATTATTACCTAAACGCCCTGATTTAAAAGTTATTATTACTTCTGCGACCATCGATCCTGAACGTTTTTCCAAACATTTCAATCAAGCACCGATCATTGAAGTTTCCGGTCGGACTTATCCTGTTGAAGTCAGATATCGTCCTATTGGTGGCGACGAGCTTGATAGTGATAAGGATATGACTGATGGTATTGTTGATGCTATTGAAGAATTAAGCAGAGAAAGTGCGGGTGATATTCTTATTTTTATGAGTGGTGAACGAGAAATTCGTGACACTGCTGATGCACTGAATAAATTGCAACTTCGACATACTGAAGTCTTGCCTTTATTTGCCCGTTTATCTAACAGCGAACAAAATCGAATTTTTCATCCTCATAATGGCAGACGTATTATTTTAGCAACGAACGTTGCCGAAACGTCATTAACGGTACCAGGTATTAAGTATGTTATTGATACCGGTTTTGCACGTGTAAGTCGTTATAGCTATCGAACTAAAGTACAAAGACTTCCAATAGAGCCTATTTCTCAAGCTTCAGCAAATCAAAGAAAAGGGCGTTGTGGTCGTGTTTCTGATGGTATTTGTATTCGCCTTTATTCTGAAGATGATTTTATTTCCCGTTCTGAATTTACTGATCCTGAAATATTAAGAACTAATCTAGCATCTGTTATTTTGCAAATGACATCAATAGGGTTAGGCGATATTAGTGCATTCCCATTTGTACAGCCACCCGATAAACGTAACATTCAAGATGGTGTTCGTTTATTAGAAGAACTAGGCGCATTACAAAACGAAACCGATCACAATGGTGCTTATCGTTTAACCCCTATGGGGAAACAACTTGCACAACTTCCTATTGATCCTCGTTTGGCGAGAATGGTACTTGAAGCGCGTAAATATGGTGCAGTCAAAGAATTGATGGTTATTACATCCGCACTTTCAATTCAAGATCCACGTGAAAGACCGATGGATAAACAGCAAGCATCTGATGAAAAACACCGACGCTTCCAAGATAAAGACTCTGACTTTTTATCTTTTTTAAATATGTGGGATTATTTAAAAAAACAACAAAAAGAGTTGAGTCATTCTCAATTTAGAAAGTTGTGTCGCCAAGAGTTTTTAAACTTTATGCGTGTTCGTGAATGGCAAGATGTTTATACGCAATTGCGGCAGGTTGTTAAAGAATTAGGCTTTCCTGTTAATAGTGAGCCTGCTGATTTCAGAAGTGTTCATGTAGCACTACTAAGTGGTTTGTTGTCGCATATTGGGCAAAAAGATGCAGATAAACAAGAGTTTACAGGTGCAAGAAATGCCCGTTTCTCTATATATCCAGGTTCGGGGTTGTTTAAAAAACCACCAAAATGGACTATGGTGGCGGAGCTAGTTGAGACGTCTCGTTTATGGGGGCGAATAGCGGCACGCGTTGAACCCGAATGGATTGAACCTATTGCTGAACATTTGGTGAAACATCACTATAGCGAACCTCATTGGTCAAAAGCGCAAGGCGCTGTAATGGCGAATGAAAAAGTGACTTTGTATGGTTTGCCAATTGTGGCTTCTCGACCTATTAATTACAGTCAAATTGACCCGCTTTTATGTCGTGAACTTTTTATTCGCCATGCATTAGTGGAGGGGGATTGGCAAACTCGTCATGCATTTTTTCGTGACAATTTAAAATTACGGACAGAAGTTGAAGAATTAGAGCATAAATCTCGTCGCCGAGATATTCTTGTTGATGATGAAACAATGTTTACTTTCTACGATCAACGGATACCTCAGGATGTTGTTTCATCTCGACATTTTGATAAGTGGTGGAAAGAGGCTCAAAAGTCATCACCTGATCTGCTTAACTTTGAAAAAAGTATGCTGATTAAAGATGATGCCAAACGTGTTAGCGCATTAGATTATCCAAATTATTGGCATCAAGATAATCTAAAATTACGTTTAACCTATCAATTTGAACCAGGTACTGCGGCTGATGGTGTGACTGTCCATATTCCATTACCTATTTTAAATCAGGTAAAAGACGAAGGTTTTGATTGGCAAATTCCGGGTATTCGTCATGAATTGATCGTGGCATTAATTAAGTCATTGCCAAAACCTATTCGCCGTAATTTTGTACCAGCACCTAATTATGCATCTGCTTTTTTAGAACGTGTACCCCAAGTTGAAGGCGATTTACTCGATAGACTTGAAAAAGAATTGCGTCGTATGACGGGAGTGACCGTTGATAGAGAGAGTTGGCAACTTGATCAAGTTGCAGATCACTTAAAAATGACATTCCGTGTTGTTGGCGATAAAAATAAAACGCTGGCAGAAAGTAAAGATCTCAATAAATTAAAAGAGAATTTAAAGGAAAAAGTCCAAGAAACACTATCAGCAGTCGCTGATCATGGTATTGAACAACACGATTTACATATTTGGAGTTTTGGTGATTTGCCTCAGCGTTATGAGCAAAAACGAGGTGGCTATTCAGTGAAGGCTTATCCAGCACTTGTGGATGAAAAAAACAGTGTAGGTATTAAGCTTTTTGAAACAGAATCTGAACAGCAAACTTCAATGTGGAAAGGGATAAGACGATTATTATTATTAAATATTCCGTCACCGATAAAATACTTGCATGAAAAATTACCGAATAAAGCAAAACTAGGTCTTTACTTTAACCCTTATGGCAAAGTGCTAGAGTTGATTGATGATTGTATTGCTTGTGGTGTTGATAAATTAATGGCGTCTTATGGTGGTTTAATTTGGCAAGAAGATGAATATCAAAAACTGCAAGAATATGTCAGAGCTGAATTAAATGATGCTGTGGTTGAAATAGCAAAGCAAGTTGAAGCGATTTTAACTCAAGTATTTGCTATTAATAAACGTTTAAAAGGGCGGGTAGATATTAGCGTTGCTTTTGCATTATCTGATATTAAAGCTCAACTTGGTCAGTTAGTTTTTCCTGGTTTTGTTACCTCGCATGGATGGAAGCGTCTTGCAGACATCCCTCGTTATTTAAGTGCCATTGAAAAACGAATGGAGAAACTGGCTATTGATCCTAATCGTGATCGCGCTCAAATGAGTCGAGTTGAAAATGTTATTCAACAGTGGCAACAGTGGTTAGGTAAACTTACAGAAAAACAAAAGCAGCAAGATGAAGTACAAAATATTCGTTGGATGATAGAGGAACTTAGAGTGAGCCTGTTTGCTCAGCAGATAGGTACACCGTATCCAATATCGGATAAACGTATATTGCAGGCGATGGAACAAATTAGTTTTAACTAA
- a CDS encoding FMN-dependent NADH-azoreductase, with protein MKKILVLKSSILDSYSHSNKMTDYFIENWQNNHKDDLITVRDLAKDPVPALDQATLFAFGKETAMLSDEQKAARTLSDELISELKAHDMIVIAAPMYNFSISSQLKHYIDFIARAGETFKYTEAGSVGLIENKQAIVLTSRGGVHKDQPSDLIVPFLTQFLAFIGIKDVQFIMAEGTAFGEEYAQQSHQQAQKEIDTLISTKNITVK; from the coding sequence ATGAAAAAAATCCTTGTACTGAAATCCAGCATTTTAGATAGCTATTCACACAGTAATAAAATGACCGATTACTTCATTGAAAATTGGCAGAATAATCATAAAGATGACTTAATCACAGTACGTGATCTTGCTAAAGATCCTGTGCCTGCTCTAGATCAAGCGACTCTATTTGCTTTTGGCAAAGAGACAGCAATGCTATCGGATGAACAAAAAGCAGCTAGAACATTATCAGATGAATTAATTAGTGAATTAAAAGCTCACGATATGATAGTCATTGCTGCACCCATGTATAACTTTTCAATTTCATCTCAATTAAAGCATTATATTGATTTTATTGCTCGCGCGGGTGAAACATTTAAATATACTGAGGCGGGTTCTGTCGGTTTGATTGAAAATAAACAAGCGATTGTATTAACCAGTCGTGGTGGTGTCCATAAAGACCAACCTTCCGATCTTATCGTTCCTTTTCTAACACAGTTTTTAGCCTTTATTGGCATTAAAGACGTACAATTTATTATGGCCGAGGGCACGGCATTTGGTGAAGAATACGCACAGCAATCTCATCAACAAGCACAAAAAGAAATTGATACTCTAATTAGCACAAAAAATATTACCGTAAAATAA
- a CDS encoding fimbrial protein: MKKNLLSIIVLSTFFLSAQSNAIEHTEKNVGTITINGSVTANPTCQLQDIQPVLLPPVQASNFGDDRIAKTDAQPLFIQFSNCNDSIANIQLKIPKQAKRLLKNQVENSSNVDIAIFDANKNIIDLSNEKPKEFNLNIDSDTKTADFSFEINYMKPNGLDATPGLVKSSLAFDVIYSDVVVD, translated from the coding sequence ATGAAAAAGAATTTACTTTCAATAATTGTCCTATCTACATTTTTTTTATCCGCTCAATCAAATGCTATTGAACATACAGAAAAAAATGTAGGTACAATTACAATTAATGGGTCTGTTACAGCAAATCCAACTTGTCAATTACAAGATATACAACCTGTTCTATTACCCCCTGTTCAAGCAAGTAATTTCGGGGATGACCGTATAGCAAAAACAGATGCTCAACCACTTTTCATCCAATTTTCCAATTGTAATGATAGCATTGCTAATATTCAGTTAAAAATTCCAAAACAAGCAAAAAGGTTATTAAAAAACCAAGTGGAAAATAGCAGTAATGTTGATATCGCCATTTTTGATGCAAATAAAAATATCATTGATTTAAGTAATGAAAAACCTAAAGAATTTAATTTAAATATTGATTCAGATACTAAAACAGCGGATTTTTCATTTGAAATCAATTATATGAAACCAAATGGATTAGATGCAACTCCAGGCTTAGTAAAGTCTAGCTTAGCATTTGATGTTATTTATAGCGATGTCGTTGTAGATTAA
- a CDS encoding molecular chaperone produces MINKIKFTILYIAISLPIYGYTSIEINKDKFIFIESKNQEVIEIKNSINSDYFIQSWISHYDENNDSELPFMITPPLFKIEKDEDYSLKIFKIDEIEKKDRETLYKINIKRIPVLSDSDDNKNLLHISINSVYNLIYRPISIEKNAVDAYKKIEFLKNQNNEFIINNPTPYFITLLNVHLENISLISKSITIPPFKKYNTKNKIKKDGLIKWKTIDQYGVEIKAIDKAIMNDD; encoded by the coding sequence ATGATTAATAAAATTAAATTCACTATATTATATATAGCTATCTCTCTTCCTATTTATGGTTATACTTCAATAGAAATAAACAAGGATAAATTTATCTTTATTGAGAGCAAAAACCAAGAAGTTATTGAAATAAAGAATAGTATAAATAGTGATTATTTTATACAGAGTTGGATTTCACATTATGATGAAAATAATGATTCTGAATTACCTTTTATGATCACCCCACCACTCTTTAAAATAGAGAAAGATGAAGACTACTCTTTGAAAATTTTTAAAATTGATGAAATAGAAAAAAAAGACAGAGAAACACTATATAAAATAAACATTAAAAGAATACCTGTATTATCTGATTCAGATGATAATAAAAATTTATTACATATTTCAATAAACTCTGTTTATAACTTAATATATAGACCTATATCAATAGAAAAAAATGCAGTAGATGCATATAAAAAAATAGAGTTCTTAAAAAATCAAAATAATGAATTTATTATAAACAATCCCACACCTTATTTTATTACTTTACTTAATGTTCATCTTGAAAATATTTCATTAATTAGTAAAAGTATAACCATTCCACCATTTAAAAAATATAACACAAAAAACAAAATTAAAAAAGATGGATTAATAAAATGGAAAACAATTGACCAGTATGGTGTGGAAATAAAAGCAATAGATAAGGCTATAATGAATGATGATTAA
- a CDS encoding fimbria/pilus outer membrane usher protein produces MMIKLKKRKLTLFILMIIFHSKAIAKNNTISLYSSLFSNVSDEKIKQLLENKKPEGFYHSIIYINNRKKMVKLIYYKDVENKLTPSLSIKDLTSLGIDTDFYSINKKNSDPILLSDYSIDFKYQFSNQKLNLIIPQKALIKKTDYVIDEQSWDDGITALFTQYSYSIKYHQKKPIGQKLNLHSGINIGAWRVRSRNGIDWTRDRYQSQLSSIYAYRQINYFSSFFYGGKFSPTTRILSNEKIIGFQLISNNLIANNTLYANSPIIEGIADTQADVIIKQGDKVIYEKTVPPGPFLLNSLPSIGSEKLTLEIKEADGRVKTSTHYFTSLPNQLNKGIYQYNIVSGTLPDHPNNKKALFLLGEFSYGLSQKITSYSAIKKHDNRQNYLFGLSLDLGILGGLSSDINYEKTDNNKVKHQFSYQKSMPEKQTYFTSRISFYHYLDNFLVEKKIKRNYSFFLSKGINKLGYLSLHYHDKSYHNSSKTFETRTSFSSSINKINYNLKYDFKKERYYSEHYLSFNFNIPIGNNTHHHWFNNQTDYQVNNNRYASSTNIGGTLLNNNLGYSVNYQYAHHPKRKFDQFSMHTRYQNNYQSYLFSGNKSEDNYNLNFAVNGALVLHSEGVTLAPRLGKTFALVNTQGITGIKTSSSSNLETDILGNLILSNIAPYQINRIQLNAESLPSSVETEYYSKNVIPTFGAIPKVIFPMKMGYRVIFKSKTPLPFASKVIVLDRKNNIISQGLVTENNIIFLSGIPDNGLIKVKLRDDKQCQFDYEINASDKQKALIKKEINCQ; encoded by the coding sequence ATGATGATTAAATTAAAAAAAAGAAAATTAACTTTGTTTATTCTAATGATTATCTTTCATAGCAAAGCTATCGCAAAAAATAACACCATCTCTCTTTATTCTAGTCTATTTTCTAATGTTAGTGATGAAAAAATTAAACAGCTTCTTGAAAATAAAAAACCTGAGGGATTTTATCATTCTATTATTTATATTAATAATAGAAAAAAAATGGTAAAACTTATTTATTACAAAGATGTAGAAAATAAATTAACACCTTCTCTTTCTATCAAAGATTTAACATCTTTGGGTATTGATACTGATTTTTATTCGATCAATAAAAAAAATTCAGATCCTATACTGTTAAGCGATTATTCAATTGATTTTAAATACCAATTTTCTAATCAAAAATTAAATTTAATTATCCCACAAAAAGCATTAATCAAAAAAACAGACTATGTCATTGATGAACAAAGCTGGGATGATGGGATCACAGCTTTATTTACTCAATATTCATATTCAATTAAATATCATCAAAAAAAACCTATTGGGCAAAAACTTAATTTACACTCAGGTATCAATATCGGTGCTTGGCGTGTGCGTAGTCGAAACGGAATAGATTGGACTAGAGATCGTTATCAGTCTCAGCTTTCGTCAATTTATGCATACCGACAAATTAATTATTTTTCTTCTTTTTTTTATGGCGGTAAATTTTCACCTACAACTCGAATACTTTCAAATGAGAAAATAATTGGCTTTCAATTAATATCCAACAATCTAATTGCAAATAATACGCTCTATGCTAATAGCCCTATTATTGAAGGCATTGCAGATACTCAAGCTGATGTAATCATAAAACAAGGCGATAAAGTCATCTATGAGAAAACGGTTCCTCCCGGGCCTTTTCTTCTAAATTCATTACCTTCTATAGGTAGTGAAAAACTTACTTTAGAGATCAAAGAAGCAGACGGAAGAGTCAAAACTTCAACACATTATTTCACATCATTGCCTAATCAATTAAATAAAGGCATCTATCAATATAATATTGTATCAGGTACGCTACCTGATCATCCTAATAATAAAAAAGCACTTTTTCTTTTAGGTGAATTTTCATATGGTCTTAGTCAAAAAATTACTTCTTATAGCGCAATAAAGAAACACGATAACAGACAAAATTATTTATTTGGACTATCTCTGGATTTAGGTATATTAGGTGGTTTATCATCAGATATAAATTATGAGAAAACTGATAACAATAAAGTAAAACATCAATTTAGTTATCAAAAAAGCATGCCAGAAAAACAAACTTATTTTACGTCCAGAATATCATTCTATCATTATTTAGATAATTTTTTAGTAGAAAAAAAGATAAAAAGAAATTATTCATTCTTTTTATCTAAAGGCATTAATAAACTAGGTTATTTATCTTTACACTACCATGATAAATCCTATCATAATTCATCTAAAACATTTGAAACTAGAACATCCTTTTCATCTTCAATAAATAAAATAAATTATAATTTAAAATATGATTTTAAAAAAGAAAGATATTATTCAGAACACTATCTTTCATTTAATTTTAATATTCCGATAGGAAATAATACACATCATCATTGGTTCAATAACCAAACAGATTATCAAGTAAATAATAACCGTTATGCAAGCAGTACAAATATTGGAGGAACATTACTTAATAATAATTTAGGGTATTCAGTAAACTATCAGTATGCACATCATCCTAAAAGAAAATTTGATCAATTTTCTATGCATACACGTTATCAAAATAATTATCAATCTTACCTTTTCTCTGGAAATAAGTCAGAAGATAATTACAACTTAAATTTTGCAGTTAATGGTGCATTAGTGCTTCATTCAGAAGGTGTTACTCTAGCCCCTCGTTTAGGTAAGACCTTTGCATTAGTGAATACACAAGGCATTACTGGTATTAAAACATCATCTTCATCAAATTTGGAAACAGATATTTTGGGTAATTTAATTTTAAGTAATATAGCACCTTATCAAATAAATAGGATCCAGCTAAATGCTGAATCACTTCCTTCATCCGTTGAAACTGAATATTATAGTAAAAATGTTATTCCTACATTTGGTGCAATACCTAAAGTTATTTTCCCAATGAAAATGGGCTACCGTGTTATTTTTAAATCAAAAACGCCTCTCCCTTTCGCATCAAAAGTTATTGTATTGGATAGAAAAAATAACATTATTTCACAAGGATTAGTAACAGAAAATAATATTATTTTCCTTTCTGGCATCCCTGATAATGGATTAATAAAAGTAAAGCTGAGAGACGATAAACAATGCCAGTTTGATTATGAAATAAACGCTAGTGATAAGCAAAAAGCGTTGATAAAAAAAGAAATCAATTGTCAATAG